Proteins from a genomic interval of Colletes latitarsis isolate SP2378_abdomen chromosome 12, iyColLati1, whole genome shotgun sequence:
- the LOC143348741 gene encoding uncharacterized protein LOC143348741, with amino-acid sequence MDNAPYHSLQTNKPPTKSSTKAAMIKWLTENNTTFSSEMRKFQLFDFIKNNKQQKTFKIDQILKLHGHNTLRLPPYNCDLNPIELVWAEMKRNLRERNVSILTKDQLETYTAEALNGITATFWNNCCKHVEKLKNEYWEKDGLLKDVVEAMGLVTLDEESDAESESSISSNNE; translated from the coding sequence ATGGATAACGCTCCATACCATTCGTTGCAAACAAATAAGCCACCGACGAAATCGTCGACAAAAGCTGCCATGATCAAGTGGCTAACAGAAAACAATACCACATTTTCTTCTGAAATGaggaaatttcaattatttgattttattaaaaataataaacaacAGAAAACTTTTAAAATTGATCAAATTTTAAAATTACACGGACACAATACTTTGCGCTTGCCGCCATATAATTGTGATCTGAATCCCATCGAATTAGTATGGGCCGAAATGAAGAGAAATTTAAGAGAAAGAAATGTTTCGATATTAACAAAGGATCAATTGGAGACATATACCGCAGAAGCGCTCAACGGAATTACTGCTACTTTTTGGAATAATTGTTGCAAGCacgtagaaaaattaaaaaatgaatattgGGAGAAAGATGGACTTTTAAAAGATGTCGTCGAAGCAATGGGTTTGGTGACACTAGATGAAGAATCTGATGCTGAATCGGAATCCAGCATAAGTTCAAATAATGAATGA